One window from the genome of Vibrio vulnificus NBRC 15645 = ATCC 27562 encodes:
- a CDS encoding TIGR03899 family protein produces the protein MADSRPPVVIDVEPETKSGGYQEKKSSYIKDSASRIQTIAQTYGLDALLQKDPPAKNALERAMFREEQRKEQRQKNLEQILKLAHVSCKDETAGEPDQDWLYRFFDMAQEIHNSAMQKLWAQVLKREVTNPGSTSMKALKVLQDMTPKEAHTLQRAASLACSFGGDASRKLLIGFRAQGGLFSFGKRDTTSNINIGSFQLPFSSLLVLIELGLLHGTELESGEIEQQTPLMLTYQGKNLQLNATSKGVRLLYYRFTPTGNELCKLLGNKPNNSYYDQLVALLNQKFTVQTDAQSSIHHTV, from the coding sequence ATGGCGGATAGCAGACCTCCCGTCGTCATTGACGTGGAACCCGAAACCAAAAGCGGCGGTTATCAGGAGAAAAAGTCCAGCTATATCAAAGACAGCGCAAGTCGAATCCAAACCATAGCGCAAACCTATGGCCTCGATGCACTGTTGCAAAAAGATCCGCCAGCCAAAAATGCCCTAGAGCGGGCCATGTTTCGTGAAGAGCAACGCAAAGAACAGCGACAAAAAAACCTAGAGCAGATCCTCAAGCTGGCGCATGTATCATGCAAAGATGAAACGGCTGGTGAGCCAGATCAAGATTGGCTCTACCGCTTCTTCGACATGGCGCAAGAGATCCACAACAGTGCCATGCAAAAACTGTGGGCACAGGTACTTAAACGCGAAGTGACCAATCCAGGTTCAACGTCGATGAAAGCGCTGAAAGTGCTACAAGACATGACGCCGAAGGAAGCGCACACACTGCAACGCGCCGCCTCGCTTGCCTGCAGCTTTGGTGGTGACGCCAGCCGTAAATTACTCATTGGCTTTCGTGCACAAGGCGGACTGTTCAGCTTTGGGAAGCGGGACACCACCAGCAACATTAATATTGGCAGCTTCCAACTTCCCTTTTCCAGTCTACTGGTTTTGATTGAATTAGGGCTGCTGCACGGAACTGAGCTTGAGTCGGGTGAAATTGAACAGCAAACACCGCTCATGCTCACTTATCAAGGCAAAAATTTGCAGTTGAATGCCACATCTAAAGGCGTGCGTTTGCTTTATTACCGTTTTACTCCAACAGGGAATGAGTTGTGTAAGTTGCTTGGCAACAAACCGAATAACTCGTATTACGATCAATTGGTTGCGCTACTCAATCAAAAATTTACCGTACAAACTGACGCGCAAAGTAGCATCCATCACACCGTGTAA
- the zrgA gene encoding zinc uptake protein ZrgA yields MLRKTSLAILVGLSFSALASAQEGFRQHDAHVHGQVEFNIAQDGHDLLLEITAPGADVVGFEHAPENTEQENQLKAAVEKLSQADLMVQINGAAKCTIENVSVTHTLGGEEHDGHEHHDDHKHHDDHEHHDDHKHHDDHEHHDDHEHHDDHKHHDDHEHHDDHGHEHDGHGAFTVEYQYHCDNVAALNKLETDWFKQFPATQAIQANVLTDKVQSALALSPAHSTVSLK; encoded by the coding sequence ATGCTACGCAAAACTTCTCTCGCCATTTTGGTTGGGCTTTCTTTTTCCGCTCTCGCGTCTGCGCAAGAGGGCTTTCGTCAACACGATGCTCACGTACACGGTCAGGTCGAATTTAATATCGCCCAAGACGGCCATGATCTTCTGCTCGAAATCACCGCTCCGGGGGCCGATGTCGTCGGTTTTGAACACGCTCCAGAAAATACAGAACAAGAAAATCAACTTAAGGCCGCAGTAGAAAAACTCTCTCAAGCCGACTTGATGGTTCAAATCAATGGAGCCGCCAAATGCACGATTGAGAATGTATCGGTGACACACACCTTAGGTGGTGAAGAGCACGATGGCCATGAGCATCATGATGACCATAAACACCATGATGACCACGAACATCATGATGACCACAAACACCATGACGACCACGAACATCATGATGACCACGAACATCATGATGACCACAAACACCATGACGACCACGAACATCATGATGACCACGGACATGAGCACGATGGTCATGGTGCTTTTACCGTCGAGTACCAATATCACTGCGACAATGTGGCTGCATTGAATAAACTTGAAACCGATTGGTTTAAGCAATTCCCTGCGACTCAAGCGATTCAGGCCAATGTTCTAACGGACAAAGTACAAAGTGCCCTTGCCTTGTCGCCAGCACACAGCACCGTCTCATTGAAATAA
- a CDS encoding DUF3299 domain-containing protein has translation MKRRLTLFLTLIFAAWLPVQAIAQQVTTLDWIDLVPKQERKMFDSVGMPAADHSGTAAAQSKVGGVRPELNNKKVKIPGFVIPLEGDANKVTEFLLVPYFGACIHVPPPPPNQIIYVKFPKGAPVQELWDVIYLVGTLKTETVSHELAETAYVIEGDAIEPYDDM, from the coding sequence ATGAAACGTAGACTCACCCTGTTTTTAACGCTGATTTTTGCCGCTTGGCTGCCCGTGCAAGCCATCGCACAGCAAGTCACCACTTTGGATTGGATCGATTTGGTCCCCAAGCAAGAACGTAAAATGTTCGACAGTGTTGGTATGCCCGCCGCCGATCACTCCGGTACGGCCGCCGCCCAATCCAAAGTTGGCGGCGTTCGCCCTGAACTCAATAACAAAAAAGTTAAGATCCCAGGCTTTGTGATTCCGCTTGAAGGGGATGCCAACAAAGTGACAGAGTTTCTGTTGGTGCCATACTTCGGTGCGTGTATTCACGTACCACCACCACCACCGAACCAAATTATTTATGTGAAGTTTCCAAAAGGCGCTCCCGTTCAGGAGCTGTGGGATGTGATTTATCTGGTGGGTACCTTAAAAACCGAAACCGTCAGCCATGAATTGGCAGAAACGGCTTATGTGATCGAAGGTGATGCCATTGAACCTTATGACGACATGTAA
- a CDS encoding ABC transporter ATP-binding protein, which produces MVNTSPAVIELQQVSFTWKEATQPILQIPHFSVARGEHVFIKGPSGCGKSTLLSLLTGINQVQSGQLTILGTELAALSPSQRDKFRADNIGYIFQQFNLLPYLNVLENVLLPCQFSRTRATHVEGDAQAKAAQLLTRLHLPQSLHLKSVSELSIGQQQRVAAARALIGAPALVIADEPTSALDFDNRSAFIELLMEQANAANATLVFVSHDPTLERLFDRTVDLRQLNQAGEAL; this is translated from the coding sequence ATGGTGAACACTTCGCCTGCGGTCATTGAACTACAGCAAGTCTCTTTTACGTGGAAAGAGGCTACCCAGCCTATCCTGCAGATACCGCATTTTTCCGTTGCTCGCGGTGAGCATGTTTTTATTAAGGGCCCTAGTGGTTGTGGCAAGTCCACACTGCTGAGTCTATTAACCGGCATCAACCAAGTACAATCTGGTCAACTCACGATTCTCGGTACAGAACTGGCCGCACTGTCTCCCAGTCAACGAGATAAGTTTCGCGCTGACAATATCGGTTATATCTTCCAGCAATTTAATCTGTTGCCATACCTCAATGTCTTAGAGAACGTTTTGCTGCCTTGCCAGTTCTCTCGCACACGCGCAACCCATGTGGAAGGCGATGCCCAAGCGAAAGCGGCGCAGTTGCTTACTCGCCTCCATTTACCGCAATCGCTGCATCTCAAATCGGTCAGTGAACTGAGTATCGGGCAACAACAACGCGTTGCGGCGGCACGCGCCTTAATCGGTGCGCCTGCTCTAGTGATTGCTGACGAACCAACGTCAGCACTGGATTTCGACAATCGCAGCGCCTTTATCGAACTGCTGATGGAACAAGCCAACGCTGCCAATGCCACCTTGGTGTTTGTCAGTCACGATCCCACCTTGGAACGTCTTTTTGACCGTACAGTGGATCTGCGTCAACTCAACCAAGCAGGAGAAGCCTTATGA
- a CDS encoding ABC transporter permease: protein MSATVTLAWKSLRNRKATAFLTVLTVAISVILLLGVEKIRTQAKESFANTISGTDLIVGGRSGQVNLLLYSVFRIGNATNNIDWKSYQDFANHRAVAWAIPISLGDSHKGFRVMGTNHSYFEHFKYGSKQPLTFSQGKPFNGLFETVLGADVAKQLGYQIGSEIIIAHGISDVGFSRHDNLPFKVVGILAPTGTPVDKTVHVSLEAIEAIHVGWESGARLGPSPDATQLEQKQFQPKQITAMMLGLKSRIQTFALQREINTYNQEPLSAIMPGVALHELWGMMSVAEQALMAVSVFVVIAGLLGMLSSLLTSLQERRREMAILRAMGARPRHVFTLLISEASLLTLAGIVTGVTGVYGLLSIAQPIIQQQYGINITMTAISPHEWMLLAFVQTAGILIGFIPAIRAYKQSLSDGMTIRI, encoded by the coding sequence ATGAGCGCAACGGTGACCTTAGCTTGGAAAAGCTTACGGAATCGCAAAGCCACCGCCTTTTTGACCGTGCTAACGGTGGCGATCTCGGTCATTCTGCTGTTGGGGGTCGAGAAAATTCGCACGCAAGCCAAAGAGAGTTTTGCCAATACCATTTCAGGCACCGATCTCATCGTCGGCGGGCGTTCTGGCCAAGTAAACCTCTTACTGTATTCGGTATTTCGCATCGGCAATGCCACCAACAATATTGACTGGAAGAGCTATCAAGATTTTGCCAACCATCGTGCTGTAGCGTGGGCTATCCCGATCTCATTGGGTGATTCTCATAAAGGCTTTCGCGTGATGGGGACCAACCACAGCTACTTTGAACATTTCAAATATGGCAGTAAGCAACCACTCACGTTTTCTCAGGGCAAACCGTTCAATGGCTTGTTTGAGACGGTACTCGGTGCCGATGTGGCGAAACAACTGGGCTATCAGATCGGCAGTGAAATCATCATTGCTCACGGCATCAGTGACGTCGGTTTTAGCCGCCATGACAATTTGCCATTTAAAGTGGTCGGCATCCTAGCGCCAACAGGCACCCCCGTCGACAAGACGGTACACGTTTCACTTGAAGCTATTGAAGCGATCCATGTTGGTTGGGAATCCGGCGCTCGACTCGGCCCCTCCCCCGATGCCACTCAATTGGAACAAAAACAATTTCAGCCCAAACAGATCACCGCGATGATGCTCGGGTTGAAATCGCGCATCCAAACCTTCGCACTGCAACGTGAAATCAACACCTACAATCAAGAGCCACTCAGCGCCATCATGCCTGGCGTGGCGCTGCATGAACTATGGGGCATGATGTCTGTCGCCGAACAAGCCTTAATGGCCGTCTCGGTATTCGTTGTCATTGCCGGGTTGCTTGGCATGCTCAGCAGCTTGCTCACCAGCTTACAAGAGCGTCGCCGCGAGATGGCCATCCTACGTGCCATGGGAGCAAGGCCTCGTCATGTCTTCACGTTATTGATAAGCGAAGCCAGCTTACTGACACTGGCAGGTATCGTCACTGGGGTGACGGGGGTGTACGGATTACTTTCGATTGCGCAGCCAATCATTCAACAACAATACGGCATTAACATCACTATGACGGCGATTTCTCCTCATGAATGGATGTTACTCGCCTTTGTTCAAACTGCAGGCATCCTCATCGGTTTTATCCCTGCAATCAGAGCTTATAAACAATCACTCAGTGATGGAATGACCATAAGGATTTAA
- a CDS encoding DUF2607 family protein: MQHNLSLPFMTLRHTAIFAVVLSVFLSFASIAHDFDFNAEHHNSHHCQLFANAHHGVNQAAISVPVLVPKYAQPQSVTAIAPYQPTSAYLARSPPFN; encoded by the coding sequence ATGCAACACAATCTTAGCCTCCCTTTCATGACTTTGCGCCACACTGCGATCTTTGCGGTGGTACTCAGCGTGTTTTTGAGCTTTGCCAGCATTGCCCATGACTTTGATTTTAATGCCGAGCACCACAACAGCCATCACTGCCAACTGTTTGCCAATGCCCATCATGGTGTTAACCAAGCAGCGATTAGCGTCCCCGTTTTGGTGCCCAAATACGCACAACCGCAATCCGTCACAGCGATTGCCCCTTATCAACCAACCAGTGCCTATTTGGCGCGTTCTCCTCCCTTCAACTAA